From the genome of Candidatus Aegiribacteria sp., one region includes:
- the rsmG gene encoding 16S rRNA (guanine(527)-N(7))-methyltransferase RsmG, whose translation MTSLPLPFPPRGTMEHDLEELGVDIDEKQYELFGKFAGILLERSSRVNLIGPKERQRLWSRHFMESMLYGFLVDINRTVVDIGSGNGFPGIVLAILGFRMILLEPKRKKHLFLGYAIRELGLENCEIVPARLEDFNPGNEVKQFVARAVAPPDSLLETIGKITGKGSVFVYRQPEIAENRKYENFIELKYPPLDRGGFLVQYRL comes from the coding sequence ATGACTTCACTTCCTCTGCCATTTCCTCCCAGGGGAACCATGGAGCATGATCTTGAAGAACTGGGTGTAGATATTGATGAAAAGCAGTACGAACTCTTCGGAAAATTCGCAGGAATTCTTCTTGAAAGATCTTCCAGGGTAAATCTGATAGGCCCCAAAGAAAGACAGAGGCTTTGGAGCAGACATTTCATGGAATCCATGTTGTACGGTTTTCTGGTTGATATCAACAGGACTGTGGTAGATATAGGGAGCGGAAACGGATTCCCGGGGATTGTGCTTGCGATTCTGGGATTCAGAATGATCCTTCTCGAACCAAAGAGAAAAAAGCACCTTTTCCTTGGCTATGCAATAAGGGAGCTTGGTCTTGAAAACTGCGAAATTGTTCCCGCAAGACTTGAAGATTTCAATCCGGGTAATGAAGTAAAGCAATTCGTAGCAAGAGCTGTTGCTCCTCCGGATTCGTTGCTTGAAACTATAGGAAAAATCACAGGGAAAGGTTCTGTATTCGTATACAGGCAGCCGGAGATTGCAGAAAACCGAAAGTATGAAAATTTCATTGAACTCAAATACCCACCGCTTGACCGTGGCGGATTTCTGGTGCAGTATCGTCTCTGA
- a CDS encoding 50S ribosome-binding GTPase yields the protein MPKKEKSKRDKESAEIICALATPEGTSALSVIRLSGKGSFEIVEKAMSLERYRLRGMRRKVGNVTENGRPIDEVVAISWPEGRSFTGEEMVEITCHGIPSSVREIIELLIRKGARRAEPGEFTRRAFVNGKMNAVQVIALAASWDTEKDTKQSAGDTVNQCRKMLREIERTRELVEGNIEFGDIHLEVDKEEIENAFSELVTKAEEFKGRTVSLEKKQRVMIMGPANSGKSTLFNVLTGKKAALVSDEPGTTRDGSTGFVEIEGRRIQLCDTAGTDGLGLDKTASESVINGLEGTDRVIWMSEGGRIPPDDRVRKKTREIIEIEAKSDINERKDKSELLRVSSLTEEGMEELRKLISEFPGSMSLSGVAKRIEEGIKEAMEYLSSNEYDMAAELLKEAEIEMRRLLGKGENIQLSVERALAGMCVGK from the coding sequence ATGCCTAAAAAGGAAAAATCAAAAAGAGATAAAGAATCTGCTGAAATTATCTGCGCATTAGCAACCCCCGAGGGAACTTCCGCCTTATCAGTAATAAGACTGAGCGGTAAGGGATCTTTCGAGATTGTTGAAAAAGCAATGTCACTCGAAAGATACCGACTGAGAGGAATGAGAAGGAAAGTCGGTAACGTAACTGAAAACGGAAGACCAATTGATGAAGTTGTCGCCATCTCGTGGCCGGAGGGAAGAAGTTTCACCGGAGAGGAAATGGTAGAGATTACATGTCACGGGATTCCTTCGTCGGTAAGAGAAATAATTGAGCTGCTGATAAGGAAAGGGGCAAGGAGGGCGGAACCGGGGGAATTTACAAGAAGAGCGTTCGTTAACGGAAAAATGAACGCGGTACAGGTTATAGCTCTTGCGGCATCATGGGATACGGAGAAGGATACAAAGCAATCAGCGGGAGACACTGTAAACCAATGCAGAAAGATGCTGAGGGAAATAGAAAGAACAAGAGAACTGGTTGAAGGCAATATAGAATTCGGTGACATTCATCTTGAAGTTGACAAAGAAGAAATAGAGAATGCTTTCAGCGAGCTGGTTACAAAAGCGGAGGAATTCAAAGGAAGAACCGTATCACTTGAAAAGAAGCAGAGAGTCATGATAATGGGTCCGGCAAACTCAGGGAAATCAACACTGTTCAATGTATTGACTGGAAAAAAAGCGGCGCTTGTATCCGACGAACCGGGAACAACAAGAGATGGTTCAACAGGTTTTGTAGAAATAGAGGGAAGAAGAATTCAGCTCTGCGATACGGCGGGTACAGATGGATTAGGATTGGACAAAACAGCATCGGAATCTGTTATTAATGGGCTTGAAGGAACTGACAGAGTAATCTGGATGTCAGAAGGAGGAAGAATACCACCGGATGACAGGGTAAGGAAAAAGACCAGGGAAATAATAGAAATAGAAGCAAAAAGTGATATCAATGAAAGAAAAGACAAAAGCGAACTGCTAAGAGTTTCATCGCTAACCGAAGAGGGAATGGAGGAACTGAGAAAACTAATCTCAGAATTTCCCGGAAGCATGTCTTTATCAGGTGTAGCGAAAAGAATTGAAGAAGGAATTAAAGAAGCGATGGAATACTTGTCTTCAAACGAGTACGACATGGCAGCAGAGCTTCTTAAAGAAGCCGAAATAGAGATGAGACGATTGCTTGGTAAAGGGGAAAACATCCAGTTAAGTGTGGAAAGAGCTCTTGCCGGTATGTGCGTGGGTAAATGA
- the mnmG gene encoding tRNA uridine-5-carboxymethylaminomethyl(34) synthesis enzyme MnmG, with protein sequence MKEEYDVIVVGGGHAGIEAALAAGRIGCSVLLISAKKSRIGEMSCNPAIGGIAKGTIVREIDAMDGSMAKTADATRLQFRMLNRKKGPAVWGPRVQSDADAYAREQQRYLGGSCVDILEDEVTELEGKTERVEGVRCRKNGKIRGKTVVLATGTFLKGRLFRGDELWKGGRIGDISADSLETDIVKRMFHVERFKTGTPARIVRSSVNTNDLEIQMSENTDFSFSFDSGILSDKEEVCYTINTNRKTMEIAKGYLHLSPLMAGRIEGTGPRYCPSFEDKVVKFPDRLSHKIYVEPMGYRSGYFYLNGLSSSLPREAQEKMVRSLPGFDKAVISDYGYAVEYSYFHYSEIDNTLKLRRSENIFIAGQICGTSGYEEAAGLGLIAGANGGRTAKGMEPVKMSRMLSYIGVMIDDLVRKGVDEPYRMFSSRAENRLHLRQDNADRRICAEASRTGVLSEKKKEKLLANMKEAEKIRSILERETVDGVKMLKWCRRTGNSTENAVKEVPSLYGVERSILRSVMLDEKYSGYIRRNLRRNESRKNADMISLMEINSYMEIDEICWEAREALQKERPKTLAEAEKIQGIRPTDLHGLLIYLSRKRSTWNTAEGAER encoded by the coding sequence ATGAAGGAAGAATACGATGTAATTGTTGTGGGTGGTGGACATGCGGGAATAGAAGCGGCGCTTGCAGCAGGAAGAATTGGCTGCAGCGTCCTTTTGATATCAGCAAAAAAGAGCAGAATAGGAGAGATGTCATGCAACCCGGCAATAGGAGGAATTGCAAAAGGTACAATAGTACGTGAAATTGACGCAATGGATGGCTCAATGGCGAAAACAGCCGATGCCACGAGATTGCAGTTCAGAATGCTTAATAGAAAAAAAGGGCCGGCTGTATGGGGGCCTCGGGTTCAGTCGGATGCAGATGCCTACGCCAGGGAACAGCAGAGATACCTTGGTGGAAGCTGTGTAGACATTCTGGAGGACGAAGTAACAGAATTAGAGGGTAAAACTGAAAGGGTTGAAGGGGTAAGGTGCAGGAAGAACGGGAAAATAAGAGGGAAAACAGTTGTGCTGGCAACAGGAACGTTCCTGAAGGGAAGACTGTTCAGGGGAGATGAATTGTGGAAAGGCGGAAGAATAGGGGATATCTCTGCCGATTCGCTTGAAACGGACATTGTTAAGAGAATGTTCCACGTGGAACGTTTTAAAACCGGAACACCGGCAAGAATAGTAAGAAGCTCCGTAAATACAAACGATCTGGAAATACAGATGTCGGAGAATACGGATTTCAGTTTCAGTTTCGATAGTGGCATTCTTTCAGATAAAGAAGAGGTTTGTTACACGATAAACACAAATAGAAAAACCATGGAGATTGCAAAGGGATATCTTCATCTTTCACCTCTTATGGCAGGAAGAATTGAAGGAACTGGCCCAAGGTACTGTCCCAGTTTCGAGGATAAAGTTGTAAAATTCCCGGATAGACTCAGTCACAAAATTTATGTTGAACCAATGGGATACAGATCAGGATATTTCTACCTGAACGGTCTTTCAAGCAGCCTTCCAAGAGAAGCGCAGGAAAAAATGGTGAGATCGCTGCCGGGATTCGATAAAGCTGTAATATCTGATTACGGATATGCCGTGGAATATTCGTACTTTCACTATTCAGAAATAGATAACACACTGAAGCTTAGAAGATCAGAGAATATTTTCATAGCAGGGCAGATATGCGGAACGTCCGGGTACGAGGAAGCAGCGGGCCTGGGACTGATAGCCGGAGCGAACGGAGGAAGAACGGCAAAGGGTATGGAACCGGTAAAGATGTCCAGGATGCTTTCCTATATAGGAGTAATGATCGATGATTTGGTCAGAAAAGGAGTCGATGAACCATATAGAATGTTCTCCTCAAGGGCAGAAAACCGATTGCATCTCAGGCAGGACAATGCCGATAGAAGAATATGCGCTGAAGCTAGCAGAACGGGAGTACTCTCAGAGAAGAAGAAAGAGAAATTACTTGCAAATATGAAGGAAGCGGAAAAAATCAGGAGTATTCTTGAAAGAGAGACGGTTGATGGCGTAAAAATGTTGAAGTGGTGCAGAAGAACCGGCAACAGTACGGAAAATGCTGTTAAAGAGGTTCCGTCTTTGTATGGGGTTGAAAGAAGCATTCTAAGATCTGTAATGCTGGATGAGAAGTACAGCGGTTATATAAGAAGGAATCTGAGAAGGAATGAATCAAGAAAAAATGCAGATATGATCAGTCTCATGGAAATTAACTCCTACATGGAGATTGACGAAATCTGCTGGGAAGCAAGAGAAGCGTTGCAGAAAGAAAGACCAAAAACTCTTGCTGAAGCGGAGAAGATACAGGGAATAAGGCCAACCGATCTTCATGGACTTTTAATATACCTGAGCAGAAAACGTTCCACGTGGAACACTGCGGAAGGAGCCGAAAGGTAA